TCCCGGGCTGGGCTGCAGTTCTCTGTCAGTCGCATAGACAGACTGCTCCGCAAAGGACAGTTTGCAGACCGTATTGGAGCTGGAGCCCCAGTATATATGGCCGCAGTGCTTCAATACCTGACTCACGAGATTGTGGATATTGCTGGGGAAGTCGCTGCACGCAGCAAGAAGCGTCGGATTTCCCCACGCCACTTGCAGCTGGCCATTCACAGCGACTCAGAGCTCAAGAAACTGCTGGGAGGTGTCACCATCTCTCAgggcggagtcctgcacttaaatCAGCCTGTGGTTTTACCTTCCAAGAAGAGGAATGGCAGGGGAGCCATCAAGAGAAGGATTGCCCCTGCTTCTGTCCCTGTTAAGTGAGAACAGAGCaaaggggagactgccaccccagatttgggagaaatgacatTAACTTGATTGCAAGGCTCTTTTCAAATGCACCAGTATGGTCTAATAAAAGCAGTTAAAATGCCTGGTCTTGTTTTGTGAATTTATTTCCTTGGTCATATTGCTAACATTAAAAGGGAAAATTCAATTAGTTAGGAAGTGACACAAAGGCTGTGATATAAAAACCAAAAAGTGTAGCACTCAGGCATTTCATTACAATATGTAGACACATAAGAAATTACATAATATGTCTCTGGGAAATGATGCCCATAGAAGTGTGCATGTTTGGACAGCTGGGAAAGTTGGGCCTGTTCTTGCAGTCAGTGAAGCTGCTTTGGATCTACTGCAGGTTTTGTTGAAGATCTGGAAGGGAATAAATTCGTCTTGGGAGCACTAAATCAAGTACAGGAATAGGGTAATGGGTTTGCCTCTGGTTCTTCTCTCTCTTATTCTACTCAGTGTAAACTCATTGAGTTCACTGGAGTTATTCCTTCGGTATGCCAttgtgagatcaaaatcaggcccaataaCATTAGCATCTAGgacattaaaataaacttttccaGTTTGATTGGAAATTTGAGACAAATCTTTTAGGGAGGAGAAAAACTAGTGcaatcattatttttaaagatgggacATTAGAAATAAACTAGACATAATCTTAGAAGATTCTCGGAAGTGATAGACAAAGATATATTTTGGGGCAAGCATTTGCGAATATTTAGGGCATTCTTCCAATTAAAGATGCTATTTTGGATCTATTGTGGTTCTTGATGAAAACGTTATAGACCCTCTAAGCGGGATGCTGATTAGACAGACCTCTACGTACTATATGCTGGCTTTGACAGATTGTAAAACCCATGGTGCAGTGATAGGCACCCTCTGAAACTGGAATGAGCTTCTTGCGCGggaggctgctgcagcagcatagACGATGTTGGGCTCCATTTTGGACTAGGAGCTAGAACTGAGAtctgctgctccctttggggTCTGGGCCAAGCTGTGACGGAGCCCTGTTGTTGAGTTGGTGGGGTTGAAGACACACAACCAGGATGAAGACTACAGTGCAGCTGATTGCTTGTTAGTGCTGAGCCCTGGCTCATGGATTCCTTCTCCTCAGTTAGGCATTGAGAGTGGAAGCTGGAGGCTGGTGCAGCAGTTTTGAATTTGGCTCACAAGCGGTTGAGAAAAGAGTGATTTACCCCGGGGCTTTGCTCTCTGGTTGAAGATACAGTGTTAAAACTAAATGTGGCTGCATTAAGCCTAAGAAAAAAAGGGGGATTCGTTGTCTTATCAGAATCAGGGGCTATTGTTCTCTGACACAACAACTGTTATTACCAGCTAGTACTGTGCAAACTAAGATGATCACAACACAAAATTGCCTCACTCCTTTTTGTTTCATCTGGACTGCCTTTGCCACACCTACAGAGAGCTGGCCTGAACTCCTGCTCTCCAGCATGCCTATGCAAGAGAGGGCCCAGAACTATAAACTTAAGGAAGAGTGTACAGGCAGGGATGGGTTAGATCTGTGTATATTGCTAAGAGTGTTGGTTGGGTGTATGTTGCAGTTGAAAGCTGCAGCCATTAGTGGAACTATTGCAGTGCCACCTACTGACCTGGTCCAGTTTTAATAACTTAACCTATCTTAATCTGTTGCATTTTCCTTTGCACGTTGCTAGGATAACTTTTAAGTAAAATTGTGATGTTTCTATTTTAGGTGAATATATAAGatccattatttatatttttgttctgaaagCAACTGAGGTACACCCACAGGCATATACAATGCCAGTCCAGGTGGAGACACCTTCAACTATAAATATTCAAATGAGCAATAGCACTACTTGCACAGAGGTGTCTAGAGGATTCCAACCTAATTTCCCATCTTAATTAGGACTGCTAGGATCTTCATTATCCTTAATGACTTAAGGCACCCAGGCAACAGGTTGCCTGCTCAAGAGTATCCTGGGAAGGAAAAGGGGGTTATATCTGGAAGACAGACAGATCATCATGGGAGCATTAAATCCATTACTGACACAGGATAAAGCCTGACTATTGTTATATATGTAACCTATTGTTATGCTATGCTTTGTGgggcagcacctagcacagacaTCTCTTCTTTACTCCTACACCACTAAATTCAGCCACAAGAGTACAGATTTCCTGCCCCCAAGGAGACACCAATGAGACATCTAAGTGGTGAGAGAGGAATGGAGAGGTAGCACAGAACAAAGGAGTAGAGATAAAATGAatgaaactaaatatttattctgtaatttattggaatttttttcttccttatgaCAGCTTTAGCAAGAACCACATGAAAGTTCCTTAAAATCTATATCATGTGAGATAATGGCCCAACTAAAAGATCAAAACAATTGTGTTTAACTGCTGAAGGCTAGTTGAAACTTTTTACAGTGTGTGTGGCCATGTAACTGTGATGACTTTGTCTTCTCCGTACTGCACCATTAAATTTCTAAGAATTCTGCTTATAGGC
The DNA window shown above is from Trachemys scripta elegans isolate TJP31775 chromosome 1, CAS_Tse_1.0, whole genome shotgun sequence and carries:
- the LOC117885155 gene encoding late histone H2A.2.2-like, translating into MSENESESESEHSGETSTAKEPKAKITRSSRAGLQFSVSRIDRLLRKGQFADRIGAGAPVYMAAVLQYLTHEIVDIAGEVAARSKKRRISPRHLQLAIHSDSELKKLLGGVTISQGGVLHLNQPVVLPSKKRNGRGAIKRRIAPASVPVK